A genomic segment from uncultured Marinifilum sp. encodes:
- the serC gene encoding 3-phosphoserine/phosphohydroxythreonine transaminase: MKVHNFSAGPSILPDFTVEKTAEAIKNFAGTGLSVMEVSHRSKEFVAVMDEAIALFKELLNIPEGYSVLFLGGGASTQFCMIPYNLMGKKAAYLNTGAWANKAQKEANLFGEVVEVASSKDTVYNYLPKGYEIPADADYFHITTNNTIYGTEIKEDMDINVPLVADMSSDIFSRPVDVSKYALIYGGAQKNLAPAGVTFVIVKDEILGKVDRQIPTMLDYRTHIKGVSMFNTPPVVPVFAALQTLKWIKEKGGVAAMQKLNQEKAAILYDEIDRNPMFKGTVLNKEDRSLMNICFVMSDEYKELEKDFLEFATSKGMSGIKGHRSVGGFRASTYNALPKESVQALVDCMKEFEALHVK; the protein is encoded by the coding sequence CTGCAGGCCCTTCAATCCTTCCGGATTTCACAGTTGAAAAAACTGCTGAGGCAATTAAAAACTTTGCTGGAACAGGTCTTTCTGTAATGGAAGTTTCACACCGTAGCAAAGAATTTGTTGCAGTAATGGATGAAGCTATCGCATTATTTAAAGAGTTATTGAATATCCCTGAAGGATATTCTGTTTTATTTTTAGGTGGTGGAGCATCAACTCAGTTTTGCATGATTCCTTACAACTTAATGGGAAAAAAAGCTGCCTATTTAAATACAGGTGCATGGGCTAATAAAGCTCAGAAAGAAGCTAATCTTTTTGGTGAAGTAGTAGAGGTAGCTTCTTCAAAAGACACTGTGTATAACTATCTGCCAAAAGGATATGAAATTCCTGCTGATGCCGATTATTTTCACATCACAACCAACAATACCATTTATGGTACAGAAATTAAAGAGGATATGGATATTAATGTTCCGTTAGTAGCCGATATGTCTTCAGATATTTTCTCTCGTCCGGTTGATGTATCTAAATATGCATTAATTTATGGTGGCGCTCAAAAGAACCTTGCTCCTGCAGGTGTAACTTTTGTAATTGTTAAAGATGAGATCTTAGGTAAAGTTGATCGTCAAATTCCTACAATGTTAGATTACAGAACTCACATTAAAGGGGTATCTATGTTTAATACTCCTCCAGTAGTTCCTGTATTTGCTGCTCTTCAAACTTTAAAGTGGATTAAAGAAAAAGGTGGTGTTGCTGCAATGCAAAAACTAAACCAAGAAAAAGCTGCTATTTTATACGACGAAATCGATCGTAACCCAATGTTTAAAGGTACTGTTCTTAATAAAGAAGATCGTTCTTTAATGAATATCTGCTTTGTAATGTCAGATGAATATAAGGAGCTTGAAAAAGATTTCTTGGAATTTGCTACTTCTAAAGGAATGTCTGGAATTAAAGGACACCGTTCTGTAGGAGGATTCCGTGCTTCTACCTATAATGCTTTACCAAAAGAAAGTGTGCAGGCTTTGGTTGACTGCATGAAAGAGTTTGAAGCATTGCATGTAAAGTAA